The Anopheles merus strain MAF chromosome 2L, AmerM5.1, whole genome shotgun sequence genome has a segment encoding these proteins:
- the LOC121592957 gene encoding uncharacterized protein LOC121592957 — MSSVNIPKKSHFEAKVLLRSTSFQKLCSIPYSFKIEAIQSYKEHIKTVIKLLKISTRAYVISIYLKCMTTILFNEYIFKLCAQLQGYYPAAGGDILEASTTVTPNIANVRHSIKTNVTNSQKPTILNLIILYKKAILTILTYTCILYIALQIISLLTVLWWSSNIPFGLVFLMLDLSYMGFIMSKIALC; from the exons ATGTCTTCTGTGAACATTCCAAAAAAGTCTCACTTTGAGGCTAAGGTTCTGTTACGCAGTACCTCGTTTCAGAAGTTGTGCTCTATACCGTACAGTTTCAAAATTGAAG CAATTCAATCGTATAAGGAACACATCAAAACAGTCATAAAACTGCTGAAGATTTCAACGCGAGCTTATGTGATTTcgatttatttaaaatgtatGACTACCATCCTCTTCAACGAATACATCTTTAAACTATGTGCCCAACTGCAG GGTTACTATCCAGCAGCAGGAGGTGATATTTTGGAAGCATCGACAACCGTCACCCCGAATATTGCAAATGTTCGACACAGCATAAAGACAAATGTTACAAATTCGCAAAAGCCAACCATCTTAAACTTGATAATACTTTATAAAAAAGCTATTCTAACTATCCTGACCTACACCTGCATTTTATATATTGCACTACAAATAATTTCTTTGCTAACCGTCCTTTGGTGGTCCTCGAACATACCGTTTGGCCTTGTGTTTCTTATGCTGGATTTAAGCTACATGGGTTTCATTATGTCTAAG ATTGCATTGTGCTGA
- the LOC121592952 gene encoding mucolipin-3-like yields the protein MSSVYSSSTISTGDQEESSVSRDRGITRAQNVQFDDTMRPIRPYVSSQRTRSNSDMAVETKEPTDDEGIVESPVLQDARINEMEERLRRKLQFFFMNPIEKWEAKRRFPYKFVVQVIKIVLVTLQLCLFAHSRYTHVNYTWDNTVTFSHLFLRGWDITMEVNNYPPETGPLSVYMIDEFFKTIDYAAAGYANLPQAIGPYSFPTEDNTMAPMRLCLYRYKDGTIFGFNESYVFNPEIDTLCVDLYQNVTTNGSQAYLHDKDIHINFSALVKAELKFAIKTVNFKAAGPITAPDCYRFDIMIFFNNQDHDGQMVLRLEAEPTRLVCHGDVEFIKNSQIDDALRSLLNILVIVICMVSFALCARAIFRAQILRLTTCDFFKQAYGKDLSCEGKWEFVNMWYIMIVFNDILLIIGSALKEQIERKHFIADDWNVCSLLLGVGNSLVWFGVLRYLGFFKTYNVVILTLKKAAPKISRFLLCALLIYAGFTFCGWLVLGPYHIKFRSLSTTSECLFALINGDDMFATFSIMSEKSLMLWWFCRIYLYSFTSLYIYVVLSLFISVIMDAYDTIKKYYKDGFPQSDLRLFVGPISPNDFSSGVFREHEEFDLENMSFFDVVKRIFCFSTRTNGPTGYTSLLPKASSSSYVNN from the coding sequence ATGAGTAGTGTTTACTCATCCTCCACTATCTCGACTGGTGATCAAGAAGAAAGTAGTGTATCCAGAGACAGAGGTATTACCCGAGCGCAAAACGTACAATTCGATGATACGATGAGACCCATACGCCCTTACGTTTCGAGCCAGCGAACCAGAAGCAACAGTGACATGGCGGTGGAAACAAAGGAACCAACCGACGACGAGGGCATCGTTGAGTCTCCCGTACTGCAGGATGCCCGCATCAACGAGATGGAAGAACGATTGAGGCGGAAGTTGCAGTTTTTCTTCATGAATCCAATCGAAAAATGGGAAGCTAAGCGACGTTTCCCTTACAAGTTTGTGGTACAAGTTATCAAAATAGTGCTCGTAACGCTACAACTGTGTCTTTTTGCGCATTCCCGATACACGCACGTGAACTATACATGGGACAACACGGTCACCTTTTCACACCTCTTCCTCCGCGGCTGGGATATCACGATGGAGGTCAACAACTATCCACCCGAGACAGGCCCGCTATCGGTGTACATGATCGATGAGTTCTTCAAAACGATTGATTACGCTGCAGCAGGATACGCAAACCTTCCTCAGGCGATCGGGCCCTACTCCTTCCCAACCGAGGACAATACGATGGCACCCATGCGATTGTGTCTGTACCGGTACAAGGATGGCACTATCTTTGGATTTAACGAAAGCTACGTATTTAACCCAGAAATTGACACACTGTGTGTGGATCTGTATCAGAACGTGACCACAAACGGGAGCCAGGCGTACCTGCACGATAAAGATATTCATATCAACTTCTCGGCGTTAGTAAAGGCGGAATTGAAATTTGCCATCAAAACTGTTAACTTCAAGGCTGCGGGGCCAATAACAGCTCCCGATTGCTATCGTTTCGATATAATGATTTTCTTCAACAACCAAGACCACGATGGCCAAATGGTACTTCGGCTGGAAGCAGAACCTACACGGTTGGTTTGTCACGGCGATGTAGAGTTTATCAAAAACTCACAAATAGATGACGCACTGCGCAGCTTGTTGAACATTCTAGTGATCGTGATATGTATGGTTTCGTTTGCTCTCTGTGCACGTGCCATTTTTCGTGCCCAGATTTTGCGGCTGACTACTTGTGATTTTTTCAAGCAAGCCTATGGCAAGGATCTTAGCTGCGAAGGCAAATGGGAGTTCGTCAACATGTGGTACATCATGATCGTATTCAACGATATACTGCTTATTATTGGATCGGCACTTAAGGAGCAGATTGAAAggaagcactttattgcagaCGACTGGAACGTTTGTTCCCTGCTTTTGGGTGTGGGCAATTCGTTAGTTTGGTTCGGTGTTTTGCGTTACCTTGGATTCTTCAAAACGTACAATGTCGTCATACTAACACTGAAGAAGGCTGCACCTAAAATTAGTCGATTTTTGCTCTGTGCTCTTTTAATCTATGCTGGATTCACCTTCTGTGGATGGCTGGTGCTTGGACCGTACCACATTAAGTTTCGTTCGCTTTCTACCACCTCCGAGTGTCTGTTCGCTCTTATCAACGGTGACGATATGTTTGCAACCTTCTCGATTATGTCAGAAAAATCATTGATGCTGTGGTGGTTTTGCCGAATCTATCTGTACTCCTTTACCAGCCTCTATATATATGTAGTATTATCTTTGTTCATATCCGTCATTATGGACGCGTACGATACGATCAAGAAGTATTACAAGGATGGTTTCCCACAGTCCGATCTTCGACTGTTTGTTGGACCGATCAGTCCTAATGACTTCTCTAGCGGTGTTTTCCGGGAGCACGAAGAATTCGATCTGGAGAACATGTCGTTTTTCGATGTGGTAAAACGcatcttttgtttttccaccaGGACCAACGGACCAACTGGCTACACATCGTTATTACCAAAGGCTTCTTCTTCAAGCTATGTCAACAATTAG